CGTCCTTGTCATGGCATGCGGAAGTGGAGTTTCCATTGTATCCCAGATCGTGGAGCTAGCTGTTTATCCGTCCAATAACACGGAATCCCTCGGAGGGCGCTCACAGGGAGAAATTATCCCTGAACTCTGTGCCATGTGCGGAGATTGTAAGGTGTATTATTTTGGCGGCATCTGCCCTAAAGGCCAGTGTCCAAAGCAATTACTTAATGGCCCCTGCGGCGGTTCCATCGAGGGAAAATGCGAGGTTGACCCTGAAAAGGACTGTGTATGGGAACTGATCTACAGCAGGCTTGAGAAGATAGGCAGACTTGATTTGCTGGAAAAAGTGTGGACTTGCGAAGAGGTCACAGGGTAATTTATTTTCAGGTTAGCTGGTCAGGGCTTATTCTGGGATTTGTATTCGGATAATATCTTTTGAACCTGCCACTTTTTTCGAAACAGATAAAATTTTCATCCGTGAGTTTGCTGACATGCCAGCTTATAGTGCTTTTGTC
The window above is part of the Methanolobus zinderi genome. Proteins encoded here:
- a CDS encoding methylenetetrahydrofolate reductase C-terminal domain-containing protein, coding for MIISSAKPFEEVLELLKDEDDIFIIGCSACAAKLHVGGEPEVLNMRQRLEEAGKHVVGWCIPSAACSVASFDSLMEKNPAIKDAKTVLVMACGSGVSIVSQIVELAVYPSNNTESLGGRSQGEIIPELCAMCGDCKVYYFGGICPKGQCPKQLLNGPCGGSIEGKCEVDPEKDCVWELIYSRLEKIGRLDLLEKVWTCEEVTG